The segment TTTGTTGACGGATCAAAGGGATGGTAGTGAGAATGTGAACGGCGGACGAGATGGCTGCAAAGACCCTGGGGCTCCCTTTTAGGGATGGGTCGGGCAGACAGAAATTCCGGGGACTGCTTCGGGGCTTTGGTTGGGGATTCGTGCGGTAGCGCATGGGGTCGATCGATAGGTATATCTTCCGCACGACGCTGGCGTCGTTTGCGCTCGTCCTGGTCAGCCTCACCGGCGTGATCTGGATTACGCAGGCGTTGCGCGGCATCGACCTGATGACGAGCCAGGGTCAGACCATTCTCACCTTCCTCGGCATCACCAGCCTCGTCATTCCGGCGCTGGTCCTGATCATCTCGCCGATCGCGCTGATGATCGCGATCTCGCACACGCTGAACAAGCTCGCGACCGATTCCGAGATCATCGTGATGAATGCCGCCGGCTTCTCGCCGTTCCGGCTGTTCTATCCGTTCTTCTACGCCACCTGCGTCGTGGCGGCGCTCGTCGCCTTCATCTCGGCTTATCTCGCCCCCGACGGCATGCGGCGGATCAAGCAATGGGACGCCGAGATCACCGCCGACGTGCTTACCAACATCCTCCAGCCCGGCCGCTTCGCCCAGCTCGACAAGAACCTGACGATCCGGATCCGCGAACGGCAGCCCGGCGGCATCCTCGCCGGCATCTTCATCGACGACCGCCGCGATCCGAACGAGCGCGTCTCGATCGTCGCCGAGCACGGCGAGGTCGTGAAGAACGACAACGGCTCGTTCCTGGTGCTCAAGGACGGCAATCTCCAGCGTTTCGAGGCCGGCAAGCGCGACCCCGCGCTGGTGGCGTTCGCCCGCTACGGCTTCGACATGTCGAAGTTCTCCAACCAGGGCCACGACGTCACCCTCGGCATTCGCGAGCGTTATCTCTGGGAATTGTTCTCGCCGTCCGAGGACGATCCCGTCTACAAGGCGGTGCCCGGCCAGTTCTGGTCCGAGCTGCATGATCGCCTGATGGCGCCGCTCTACCCGTTTGCATTTGCGGCGCTGACCTTCGCCTTCCTCGGCGCGCCGCGCACCACGCGTCAGAGCCGCAACTTCTCGATCGGCGGCTCGGTGCTCGCGGTGTTCGGCCTGCGCATGGCGGGATTTGCCTGCTCGGTGATGGCGGTGAAGTCGCCGGCCGCGGCTGCCGTACAATATGCGATGCTGGCTGCCGCGATCGGCGCCGGCATGTGGATGATCGTCGGCGGGGTCGTGGTCGAGCCGCCCCCCGGCCTGACGGAGGCCATCAACAGATCGAACGCCCGCATTGCGCGGCTGTTCGGACGGCCGGCCACCGCATGAGCATGCTCACCAACACGCTCGGGCGCTATTTCGCCGGCCGCTTCGTGGTCGCCGCACTCGGCGTGTTCGCGAGCATTTTCCTGCTGCTGGTGCTGGTCGATTACATCGAGATGGTGCGCAAGACCTCAGGGCTCGCGTCCGCCTCCGCGATCATGGTGGCCGAGACTTCGCTGTTCCGGGTGCCGCAGTTGCTGGAGAAGCTGACGCCGTTCTGCATGCTGATCGGCGCCATGACCTGCTATCTCGCCCTCTCCCGCCGGCTCGAGCTCGTGGTCGCGCGCGCCGCCGGCGTCTCGGCCTGGCAGTTCATCTCGCCGGCGCTCGGCAGCGCGCTCCTGATCGGGGTGATCGCCACCGTCGCCTACAATCCGATGTCGGCCAATTTGCGCGAGCTCTCCAAGCGCATGGAGGCGGAGCTGTTCGGCTCGGCGCCCGGCGGCGGCATCCAGGACGCCTCGGGTTTCTGGCTCAATCAGGTGACGAGCGACGGTCAGACCATCATCAACGCGGCGCGCAGCGAGCAACAAGGCGTGCGCCTCACCGGGCTGACGCTGTTCCGGTTTGACACGGAGCAGCACTTCAAGGAACGGATCGAGGCGCGCGAGGCCACGCTCGAATCCGGCCATTGGCTGTTCAAGGGCGTGCGCCGCTTCTCGCTCGACGGCCCGCCGGTGGACCAGGCGAGCCTGGAGATTCCGACGACACTGACCGAAGCGCAGGTCCGCAACAGCTTTTCCACACCCGAGACTGTGTCCTTTTGGCAACTACCGAGCTACATCCGCTCCTCCGAGAGCTCGGGCTTCGCGACAGCCGGATATCGACTCCAGTATCACAAGCTGCTGGCACAGCCGTTTTTGCTCGCCGCCATGGTGATGCTCGCGGCTTCCGTGTCGCTGCGCTTCTTCCGGATGGGCGGCGTACAGAAGATGGTTTTGAGTGGCGTGGGCGCAGGCTTTCTGCTCTACGTTTTGTCGAAAGTGACTGAAGACTTGAGCAAGGCTGAGTTGATGCATCCGATCGCTGCGGCGTGGTTGCCGGTGGTGGTGGGCGGCCTCACCGGCTTTTTGGCCTTGCTGTATCAGGAGGACGGATAGTGACGGCCGTCCGCCGAGGACCCGTGTCTCGC is part of the Bradyrhizobium commune genome and harbors:
- the lptF gene encoding LPS export ABC transporter permease LptF, translated to MGSIDRYIFRTTLASFALVLVSLTGVIWITQALRGIDLMTSQGQTILTFLGITSLVIPALVLIISPIALMIAISHTLNKLATDSEIIVMNAAGFSPFRLFYPFFYATCVVAALVAFISAYLAPDGMRRIKQWDAEITADVLTNILQPGRFAQLDKNLTIRIRERQPGGILAGIFIDDRRDPNERVSIVAEHGEVVKNDNGSFLVLKDGNLQRFEAGKRDPALVAFARYGFDMSKFSNQGHDVTLGIRERYLWELFSPSEDDPVYKAVPGQFWSELHDRLMAPLYPFAFAALTFAFLGAPRTTRQSRNFSIGGSVLAVFGLRMAGFACSVMAVKSPAAAAVQYAMLAAAIGAGMWMIVGGVVVEPPPGLTEAINRSNARIARLFGRPATA
- the lptG gene encoding LPS export ABC transporter permease LptG — protein: MSMLTNTLGRYFAGRFVVAALGVFASIFLLLVLVDYIEMVRKTSGLASASAIMVAETSLFRVPQLLEKLTPFCMLIGAMTCYLALSRRLELVVARAAGVSAWQFISPALGSALLIGVIATVAYNPMSANLRELSKRMEAELFGSAPGGGIQDASGFWLNQVTSDGQTIINAARSEQQGVRLTGLTLFRFDTEQHFKERIEAREATLESGHWLFKGVRRFSLDGPPVDQASLEIPTTLTEAQVRNSFSTPETVSFWQLPSYIRSSESSGFATAGYRLQYHKLLAQPFLLAAMVMLAASVSLRFFRMGGVQKMVLSGVGAGFLLYVLSKVTEDLSKAELMHPIAAAWLPVVVGGLTGFLALLYQEDG